ACATTTTACACATTcaaatatctaaatatttaaaaaagaaactttttttttttgttataagttaTCTTCAGAGAAACGTAATTACGTTTTCTGGCTTCTGTCTTTTTATTCCCCAAATGTTTTGATAACTCGTTAATTTTTCATCCTATCCAATTTGTACTGTTAAACTTTGctattaaaacattcagtttataacaaattttcattaaaataacCGTACCAGCATATATAGTAGCTCTGATTATGTCATGGTATGTAGAACATTGTTTCCTACAAGTGTGTTATCTTTTAGCAGTGTAGAAATTGTTTTCAAGGGGTATGAATACTTTTATTTGGTCGatcaattctaaaaaaaaatgcagcttTTAATATCTAAATATGTCTCatctatctaatatataaagcacaaagtaaggcgtatgtatgtatgatatatatttgatattttgggatTTTGACGctatttaggccatgttgtgcccaTATACCCTCAATGGTTATTCCCCCTTCTTATTTCATGGGCTAAATTTTATACTGTTTAGTCATTAAAAACTAGGTCCATTCACAGTTCAGATGGTAGAAATAGTAAAAATTTATTAActtaataaaaatctgttgtaaatattatatattcacagTTTCTTTGCCCTATCACAAATCAAACTTTTGTAGTTAGTCCCACCTCACGGATAAAGCCATTATTTTCCCAGGGTcaacatgtatgtatgtatatcccgcatagaaatcaaaaccatttgaccaatcttgatgaaacttggcataaatgttccttaggcTGAGACCGTCATCGCACAACCGgggccctaaaaataaaatacctaattgtatctctattaaagagcGAAAGGTTTAGACAAATCTGGTAAACCCGGCCGCGCTTGCCGTGCCCACTTTCGAAGCACCAAATACGTACCGACAGGCTACCAAAGTTATACGAGAGTGGACACATGATAgatggttgaaatcctgggatgatTCCGAAACTGCcaggggagtctggcagcaTATGCGCCACCCTAACCGAGAGGACTCGTGGTGGAGGCCAAAAAAAAGGTCGATAATAGTGCAGTGGCACACGGAGCACTGCCCCATTGGTGCATTTTTTGCCAGGTTCCGGCccaattttgatgcccgttgccgacactgcggGGAATCAGAAGGTCTAGCAAGAATGTCCGCAGCTCCGCGAGCTGCAGGGAGACGTACCCAATGGTCAACTAGTTTTGCATGGaggctatgaggcactacgccgcacagcagagtttcttaccagggcactacgggagacctaTGTCTCCCTGCCTTATGTCACCaatcggagttcatctcaggtaaaCCCAGGCCCGCATCCCGCGGGTCATGTTCGGTTAGTTTAATTATAACTCTCCTTCAAAGAGACTTGAAGATACAAATCTGTATCACTTTGAAACGATACGTTGAACAAGGTGCAAGTGCTTCAAGAAAACGGAATAATAGGAGTGTGAGTGGATAAGTGTCATgttcaataaacaaaaacattatcaaGTAAAACGTAGGCCTAAGTAACATTATCAAGTAAAATGTAAGTAGCATTATCAAGTAAAATGTAAGTAGCATTATCAAGTAAAATGTAAGTAGCATTATCAAGTAAAACGTAGGCCTAAGTAACATTATCAAGTAAAGCGTAAGTGAAAAGATTTTTACAAGAAGTTACCGTTacaggcagtggcgtagcaaggtatccgtgggcccgggttcaagaatattttGGTGGGCCCCTCTCCCTCAAATAAGACGAATGTAAGCAACTTAACGCTGACTGCGCTTACACTTTTGTAGCCTACTCGACAATAAGCTATTCTTATCTCCCTGTAAGTGCTGCAACCCCTTGGCGTTCTTTTCCCGTTAAGAAACACAAAGTAATTTGTGGTAACAGCTTTAGTAGCCTACATCGAAATATCCGAATAATTCCTTGATGACCAACTTGTGGGCAAAGGTATTTGAGTGTATTGCGTCATCGGAGATAGcaaaacagttgttttttttttaaatatgctaaTTTGATCAACTTTTAATATGTCTTGAGTGCTCTCAGAAAAAATTGTACGGATTGGATCTCGATAAATTTGCTAGCACTGCATTGCCCAAACAGGTCTGTAATCTCATTTTGAATCTGTGGGACTTTGTATTCCTGTCAAAtttcaatattaataacaattttaaataaaaccgGGTTAGagatttttgtatatatataatggtgTTAACTTTCTTTAAGAACTATGAACCAAATACTAAGCATTAGTCAGAGtttcatatacatatatgtaggGGGAAGGTGGGGTGAAATGTCACAAGGGTAagttgtcacaaacactatatcGATATAATGTGATGCGCTATCAAAAATGTGAAACTACAGCTGAGATGTTTAcggaaacatttacaaatagttataaaatgaaGTCGATACCTTTtcgcattttaaaattatcacgATTCATTGTTTTTGAGTTTCGGAaagtggaattttatttttgtgtaattttgttgaaaaacacttataatttTGAGATGATTGTCTAACATTACACTGTTTCATATCTCTGTGTATTAGTTACACattgaaattagtttttttttcaaaaagctcgacccaataaaatgttattaaaataaatgttctgaAAATTGTACCGTTGTGGGGCAAGTTGTCACACAGATTGGGGTAATTTGTCACAGTTGTGACAACTTGCCCCAATGAAGATTaagcattttgaaaacaaattttaatattaatatttgtttattaataattatttgttttattgattcctttTTATGGTGATACCTAATAGATACCTAAATAGTGTTAAGCGACTTTCTCTTTAAATAATGCTGTTTACAAAGGTTATGCCAGCATCAACATACAGAAAAGATGTTCTCCTAGCGCAACATTTATTTTAGGAAAGAAGTTACCTAGTCCTACTATTTAGATATGTTGGAAGTCGGTGCATTGCTGAaagaagtgaacagatattttacaaatattatatagaaaaaaataaacatttttttgaagaaaaaccTACAGCTTTTCTTGTTAGGTCCAAAACTTTTCAGAACCTTCACATATATATCATTATTTCACGACGGCCAGTCAAGGAAACTACtacaagaacaaagtcttgacttaatatgctatttcttttagacatagcaagatatggtgattttttaaatgtgtgacattttaccccatgccTGTGTCAACTTACCCCGGTGTGGGGCAAATTGTCACAACCTCAACCCAGCCACTTTTTTGTTGTATAACTttgataaataaagagataaagtttGTTTCATTTACTCTAATTGTTGTCTGAATGTTTAAGTTACAGCATGTTAAGTTTGGTGAGAATCAATGAattctaaatatgtttaaaacatcaaaatctGAAAACTGTGACAACTAGCCCCACCTTCCCCTATATACCTTTGGATAGATCAGCTAagctgtgtggagaggggggaactgctgtgttggggacatcgttccgaccacatgTACTACACAGGCATTCATCTCCAAAAGACACCATTCCATGATCGTgtgtttgtaaaaatataatggtgTTATCTTTATTTAAGAACTATAAACcaaatactaagcattggtCAGAGACACTATTCCATGATTAATTTTGACATCTTTCTATCTTCCACATCTTTGTTCTAAACCTGCTCCCTAATTTGTTTTCGCCTTCCATAGTAACACaacaaacatttcaactttAACGGTATATATGTCACTTACTCTGCTGTTTAGTTTTCttgctaaatatttaatgttattattttttttatatatatttctttagatttaatctcctttttttttattctgttgtaatgattacattgacattgtttttaCGTAATacaaagacaacaaaacaatgcgATGAAGACTTCCGAGGACGCTGTCGTCCTAAATGAGTATCTACTTCATTAGTTCGGATTCAAAAGTTTTAGAATCACAACTGTTGTGAcagttttgttatttacttCCGGGTCTCCGTGCTGTTTAAGATGTTAGACctcacattttaaatacagaaaaaaaaaaagaaacaaattgagctttgagaaaattgaataattcgTGAACATCAGGACTTACGTATCATACTTTGCGCCATTATTGCTACTTCacaggctgtgggcccctaatggtcgtgggcccgggttcattgaaccccttcgcgccatggatgctacgccactggttataggcctacatttatttaGATCCAAAACTTGAAGAGTACTTCTTACTAGCCTATCATGTTTTAACAGCAAAATTGATCTGAGGACCTGAGTCAAAAGAGTTTAATGATACTCAGTAAATTGTAAGAAATTAAACAAGTGACTATGTAACGAGAATGATACCCATTTGCTATGTGTACCGTGAAAGCGTAATGGTTGCTCTATTCCAGTTAGCCTGGCCGTCTAGCAGCTCCCCTAAAGAACATATCCATGATAAGACCTGAAAGATACGCCCGATTgctatgggttgcctgaatcatcaagaaaaactaacgacttagctagcagagtttaagtcactgattaattaacatgcatgactagattgacatagccTATGAAATGCGTAGaacttaaatgttttttttttaaagaaacggtTGTACTCTATTAAAGATGGAACAAAAAAATGATCAGATTGTGCATTTATCTTCGACTCCTTGTGTTCCTAAAATTCTTgccaaattttatttatttcagttttaattaaaaaaaaaaatgttcccatGCCGGGAATCGAACCCGGGCCGCCTGGGTGAAAGCCAGGAATCCTAACCACTAGACCACATGGGAGACATACTGAATTGTGAATAGTAATTATTATATACTTTAGAACGTTATCATGCATCTTCAGCAGTATTAGGTTATTTAATTTAAGATATTAGGTAGATTAGATGAGAAATCATATCTATATTAAGAGTAAAGCGAAAACAgatttttaactagatctaatccCCCACCCCCGAATAAAAATACTGTTGGGCTACAAATAGATTTATGATAATTTATCTAGATTCCAGAGCCTACAAATGTCAGACATGACGCCCCTCCTATGAAATAGACTTTACTTCACGAATTACAATACCTAcatattctgttttttttcaagATCTACTACCGGTTCACGTCAGTTGACCTATTgaaaattataacaaaaaatgttctGTTTTCATTCATCGACTCTTGCAAGTTTTGCCAGTAACCCAGATCTACTCattaatttgaatgttttttaaaattaatgtttaacatagatctagatctgttgactctagatctataacccTAAATAATAGATTCTGAGACACACGGCTTCCTACGGTAATAACGAATGAAATTTAAGTCGGAAGATCAGATGCCTGTTAtcgataaaattatttattaaaaacttaaaaactaCTAACTAGCAGACTAGCTACATAGTGACAGTCAAAGTCtagtgtctagatttagacacttaagatctagatctataatctatattatcaTGTAGTATTGgctaattactaagctagacttaggcatgatgatgatgaattgaATAATGATTATAAATCTGGCCTAAACAACATGAAACAGATATATACTCTATATGAATGATATATGATTATAtcatatatagattctagatatataataatataatatatagatataaatataaacagtTGGATAATAATGAgataatgataaataataaattataaataatcatTATCATGACAATAATTGTTACTCTGACTCTGTTGACTttctttagctttttttttcaaaagcctCAAAACTTAAAAATGCTTTTACCTTAAACTTAAGTTAAGTAAACTACTAAActctaaaatatattaaaatcttttatttattaattatataatctCTTCCAGTGActggcctgtccattctttactAAATTACTCTTTTAACTCTTAGTCTTAAATGTTTTCTTCCTATGGCTTTCCCTGTCTGCCTCTCACTCTTCTTCTCTTTATCTAGATGCTGTTTCCTAAACAAAAGGATGGTCTTTGTGAGCCCGTTAGGACATTattactatataaaaaaaaacacacttataataataattatttctagTATAAAATTACTAGTAATAGACTTACAactatattactttttttttaataacccaatattattatattgttaacaAGATCTATatgttttttataaattatattttataaagatctattactagatctagataaagatCATGAGAGGATATAGATTTTGaattatctagactagactagactctattAGTCATGCTGTCGCCATCCACTGTGTTGATTGAAGTTAATTAGCAATTGTTTGATCTTGTATGCCATTTATATTTACTGGTAACGGGGGAATAAAAACATTGTCTTAAACATACTGAATTCTGTTCTAAAAGCTGCACTGAGACAATGGCATTTGTTTTAGCAAAGTCAAGCACATAATGCCTTTTCAGAGGAGTTGCCATTTTTAGGGTAAATAAACTTGTAAGTTCTTTACCTTCATGGACAAATTGAAATTGACTCTCTGTTAAACCAGGATAACTCCTATATCAAATTACCACTATTTCTGTTCATTaatattctttcaaaatgaataaATGCGAGATGATTCTTTTTTAAtcgccctatatatatatataatatatatacatacatttcctcctttaaaaaaatctcctcAAATATTGTCATGAAAAGGACTACTAACTCTGTGTAATTGTTTTTGTGCCATTTGTTtatgctaggaaaaaaaaagatgttataCAATCAAACTATGTCTATAAGAATTTTAATTGGGTTAACAGGATTCTTTTATGTCAAGGTGTTGGCAAATATTGTCATGAAAAGGACTACTAACTCTGTGTAATTGTTTTTGTGCCATTTGTTtatgctaggaaaaaaaaagatgttataCAATCAAACTATGTCTATAAGAATTTTAATTGGGTTAACAGGATTCTTTTATGTCagggtgtatatatatagttcgtccatcgtggtttgatgatgaccccttttgtcatccagggctgagggctttgttttgcactggggttttgtgcctcttcatgtggctggtgagacctatgtgagcctggaatattcagctgcacactgggcaggttattccagctggaactagtgtcattggccttgctttttacTCTgatgcttttcttctgccagcgatgtgtgcgccagttttcacagtgtggagccatgatgctctgtcatgtgcttctgtcagGGTGTACTTCACATAGAATAtgcatttaatattaaatgaagTTTTCAGTTTTTAATAATTACAaggtcttgtttttcttttcttctttctttatgtatatttagatctatgtagattctgttaaaacattataaattattcaaaaagtaaatctagatgagattttttaatggttttgtaataattattattagcaATTTCAGAAATTTAATTTGACCtatttagacctagatttttttttttataatctttcTACACAAGTAATACAAGTTAACCTCCCTTTTGTGTCTTGAGTTGGTAATGATCCAAGAAAgttccatttcatttttttttaaatattttgttcaacttaattttgtatttcttgtttttacaTGATATTTGAAAagctgaattaaaaaaataaaaagagaaaatgagaaaCTAAtactttaaagggaaactccaatGGTtttggttttgacaatttttgatataatatatgttttgatttacagataatgaatgttattattctttttttaaaatttgcaataataacttagtaattgatgtttatccaccgtaattttcctgcgcatccaaaacagtcagacttttaacgggtttctatgtgatgtcACAACTAcgtttaatttaatctattgacttctgTATAatgggagaccatacagcaaagcttacattctcgtaaaagaaatatatcttcctctatgcagttagatctaggatcttgtatgcaaagaaaaaaatgcgtattaaaagtagatttacatgcttgactaaccacggcagtgtgtattttctcgcaagaccactcaacacacaacaaacactatcgcttggttgtcttgtcatgaccgactacaggtaatctcgactagccttacactgaccagtttgttcgaatcagtcagacacacaatCTATTTAACTCTTGGGACAGGGAAAGGCTTAGaggaaaatgttactttttttctctagTTGGTTATCtaatacttttagatctatttatacaagtatatatatatatatattatatatgtataactgtatcatagatCTGGACTAGGCcatcactaagcctaacagccacTGCAAGAATGAAGTGATATGATTAGTTAAatgtagtttctctttcagtattgttgatggaagtgacgtatgaactagcttaaaacaaaatctcatagaaccccattttttttttgagatgtcaagaatttactgactaatttattaaatataaatgtttctaagcatttaaataaaaaatggtcaAATGTTTACTACTACAACTTTtcacgcagaatttaaatatgtcgataactcaaatttgaaaaaccttcggagtttccctttaaatgcTTCCCTTACACCAACCATGTTAAGGATATTTGAATCTACTTGCCATCTCTGTTAATGTTCCAGATTGAGTCCTAAAGATCCTCATTATCAAGATGATTATTTGTCATTTTAGGATTAAAGGGCAGGCATACggttaaagtaaaaaatgagAACCCTACCTTGTAGCTATATATTCAACTAGATATGAAAACATGATCATGGAAAGCTTATGTGCTTAACCTTGATAATATATAATGATGTATATTTATGTGACAGTAGTCTATGGTTTGTGGATAATTTAGGAAAGCAGATTTCTGGTTTGAAGATAATCattcaaagccaagtgttgttttgttgaattttttaaattaaaatctaatgtgaaataatttcacaaaaacaaatctatgcttatttttttatttacttagaaattaaattttgttagaAATCATTcaaccaaatattttttatggaaATATTTGAAAAAGAGGCCTTAACATGCACCTCATCTGATTTCATGTATATGATATATTATTTTGACAGCATGAGATAGACCTATTACCGTCATTCTATACAAGTaagtttcaaaacaaaacaaccttgACATTGATGTCATAATGTCTCTCTATGATGATTTGGACATAAAGGAAGAGGCAGGCAGTGGGAAAATAACAAAATCTTCCGTTGTCCGTGAGTATTGTTTAATATTGCTTTTGAGATATTATTTAGCAATAGACAAATTGTTAACAGAAACTCATACAAACCATGAAGTAGTAACAATAAGAAAAATTACATGTAACCACAACTGTAACTAAATTTATAACATACGATTTTGATATTTTAGTATAAAACACAATTGGTCTTCATGTACACAAAAATTGTTTCTCTTCTCTAAGCTGGTTGGTCACCAGGCTACAAACTGCTTGCATCTACTTTACAAGCTAAAAAGGCATCTGTTTTACAATCCAAGGTAAGAAATTATAGAAACATTTCAGTTAAGAAGACTAAAATATGATCATTTTTATTCCATAATCAGATAATGTGCTGTTTTTTTACTTCaaaggtttgaaagggaaatATCACATTCAAATCTATCTAATCATCTGTTTGCATCATCGTGGGGTCTGATCGCTGaactaatcctgtctctaaactcttcgtttgtgatgcagtATTTAATTTATATGTGATACCTAAGATCTTTATGTAGTATCTCAATTCCaatgctaggatcctcctctctagttctgcagccAGTGTCCAATATTCGCAATCTTATAAGAAtatggccatgaccagggagggcatcagtctgattttagtgtagagggctatgcctttgtctttccatattgttttgaatCTATacaatgtgtgtatatgtatgtatatagttATATTAAATACCATGCTGAAGTGTTCAGATGTTTAAATGTTAGAAGTTTAATTTTAGAAGCTTGAGTACTACTTAGTAGTAGTAATATAATAACCAATGTTTGCTCATCATAGCGACAGCGCACAAGTCACTTAGCACCAGTTGTTGATCTTAAGAGACATGTAGATCCTGACACACCCATGCAGTTTAATATGCAGACGGGGAAGGTTGGTTTCtgttaataaatgtttaattaataaccttgagaaataaagattttttaaaaacaagataggtttttttttaagttaaagtaatttttttttttacttattccctaataaaaaaaagaatattttgtgTTAACTAAATTCAGGAAAAACATCAAGACTTAGTGTTCAAAACTTTTGTTTAGAGTACTTTGCCTTTTtcacacttgtttttttttttcatatctgttatgattttaaattatcattagTATTAAGCATTTGTTGGTGTGATGTTATGCTATGAAGCTATGACTTGTTTTGAATTGACAGCTGGAGAGAGTTAATCCTCCCCCCATACAGCCCCAGGCCTCAATTGCTGTAGCACCTATCACACCTTCTGCCATCTCACCTTTCATTCCCATGGAGCCAACTCCGTCCATAACAGGTGTGGCTGATGAGTATGATCCTTTGCGGCCTAATGAATATGATGAGGTGGTTAAAAAAATGAAGGACGAAAAGGACAAAGATAAAGAAcgagagaaagacagaagaaGAGAAGATAGGCGAGACAGGCAAGACAGGCAAGAGAGGGACAGATCGGAAAGAGATCGACAAGACAGAGAGAGTAGGAGAGAAGAGCGAGAAaggttaaaacatttttttttatgaactcaTTAGGTCCCAGTTCTTAATGTTAGTGTgacaatttaaattaaatattaaatttttgtttctcaGTCGTCGAAGGCAGGAACGACACagtaataataaaagtaataataataatttaaactaaatttgtttttttcagtcgCCGAAGGCAGGAACGacgcaataataataataataatagtagtaataataataatgaagagGAAGAAGAGAGTGAATTTGAGAGAATGAGAAAAAGGAGAGCAGCAGAAGATGAGGAAGAAGAAATTGACAGAACTAAAAGTGAGCTACTAACTAGTAGTGTAAAAACACTTCTTACATTGCTCATGATCTCGTAGTCAGTAATTTTTTGTTAAGAACATCGTActcagttttttattttatgtatagAAGATTTATTTGAGGTTGTtaatctttatttcttatttcttaACAGGAGCTGGTGCAGCTATTGCTCCCCCCACAGCTCTACTGGAAGAACCTCCTGTCAATCCAGACGGTCGGTAACTCTTCTTGcaactaaaattaattttgttttcccaaaatttaaattatGCCTGTATAGCTTAAGAAGAGTTAGTTTCCTgctaacaaatttttttttctttcctgttTTAAAGTAGTCTCAAATTCTTTGGGGAgcataaattaatttctttacttctatttcttaaatttcacttttcAGCTGGACCTGAACGACCTAAATCACCGACCATGGGTATGGCTATGATGTaagtcagttgtttttttcttttgtcagcTAACCAAATAAATCTAGAAAAATTATTTCCaggtaaactcaaaactcttcatcttattttaaaatgatttttttgtttgtttgcaggGGATCTGTCGCTTCCAAAATTATGGCTAAGTATGGTTATAAAGAAGGTCAAGGTCTTGGCAAGTCTGAGCAGGGGATGAGTACAGCCTTGTATGTTGAGAAGACTAGCAAAAGAGGAGGGAAAATTATACACGAAAAGGACATTCCTAAAGGTAGTTAACAACATGTTGCTGCATTAAGTAACAGGTAGCGTTGAAATGTATGAAAGGCATTCAAAATAAGGCTACTAAAATAATGATTCATCTAcgcctatcccttagtctgatggaccgttggggcaccatgcaagattgaCTGTCTTTtgccattcttctctgtctcttgtcttggatagaacctctttcaatgtcaggcccagccattcttttatgttgttttctcatcgctttctctgtcatgTTCCTTTGCGAGCcccaaagaccttgtaatatggccttaGTTTTAGTTGGTCTTTTTTACAATTGTTAGCATGTTATTCTGGGGGTCCAATCTcagtagtaaccctgtctctaatctctttgtttgtaatgcagtctatttatgttctttaaaGAACAATAATGATTAAATATGGATAAATCTGAGTTTGTAATTTGTTAAAATCCTCATCTATAAATAGTGCTTTTAAAGGAAGTTGGATGCTATTAAGTTTGTCGGGTGCATAGGTTTTAAGATAATTTTTGTTGGAAGAAAAACAATCTGGGTACTTCTTCAAGTATATACTCATAATTGAGTCTGGCAATTTCTAAATTGTTACCCTGATGTGAATCATTTTCTGCTTAGTTACCTTAATTAGCGCTAAAAAATGACAATGTCCCAAGcttacataaaaaacaaaatgtaattgaTTTGTAGTATTAATAGCTCTATctataatgtaaaataataataataataaagcttgtcttcgagtccgaagattaatgaggaatgcagtatttcccgtggctaagCAAAAGCATTTGTGAGTCAAAGAAATATTAAtgttgaaattcttttttctatatGAGAACTCATTGAGccaactttaaacaaaaaaatctttagaaaaaaata
This genomic stretch from Biomphalaria glabrata chromosome 4, xgBioGlab47.1, whole genome shotgun sequence harbors:
- the LOC106051363 gene encoding splicing factor 45-like is translated as MSLYDDLDIKEEAGSGKITKSSVVPGWSPGYKLLASTLQAKKASVLQSKRQRTSHLAPVVDLKRHVDPDTPMQFNMQTGKLERVNPPPIQPQASIAVAPITPSAISPFIPMEPTPSITGVADEYDPLRPNEYDEVVKKMKDEKDKDKEREKDRRREDRRDRQDRQERDRSERDRQDRESRREERESRRRQERRNNNNNNSSNNNNEEEEESEFERMRKRRAAEDEEEEIDRTKRAGAAIAPPTALLEEPPVNPDAGPERPKSPTMGMAMMGSVASKIMAKYGYKEGQGLGKSEQGMSTALYVEKTSKRGGKIIHEKDIPKEQPASNTNLMKNPSKVILLQNMVGPGEVDEDLEPETAEECSKYGKVNKCVIYEVPDASDEECVRIFVEFERMESAIKALVDLNGRFFGGRVVKACFYNLDKFRRMDYDGFVD